The following proteins come from a genomic window of Candidatus Thiodiazotropha sp. CDECU1:
- a CDS encoding efflux RND transporter periplasmic adaptor subunit, with the protein MAFICANPAFAQQSGPMVLVDSAEEVALIEEVPITGSVVSARIAKLSTEVSGIVERISIEIGDQVRAGDEILQLNSELDRLSLAAARAATESAIQELEDAKRRLNDAKVLAKRHSVSVNEIESLAAEVRIDSAGVKRFQAEQQRQAAQLKRHRLIAPFAGVISRRLVEQGEWIQPGDTVAELIATEGLRIDFQVPQSVYAKLDKSTKILISLDALPGRTFDGVIETIVPVTDPGTRTFLIRATLDDLQVKLAPGMSASAVLRLNTGTRGVVIHRDALIRYPDGRVTVWAVNQKGESATVSEQQVQTGLSFNGKVTITNGLAADTTVVVQGNEALRDGQRVIIKGEE; encoded by the coding sequence ATGGCATTCATTTGCGCGAACCCAGCATTTGCTCAACAGAGCGGTCCGATGGTTCTGGTGGATTCAGCCGAGGAGGTCGCTCTAATCGAAGAGGTTCCAATAACCGGCAGCGTAGTCTCGGCACGTATTGCCAAACTATCGACTGAGGTGAGCGGTATCGTTGAGCGTATCTCAATCGAGATAGGCGACCAGGTGCGGGCCGGTGATGAAATCCTGCAGCTCAACTCGGAGCTGGACAGGCTTTCCCTGGCGGCGGCTCGCGCGGCAACGGAAAGTGCGATCCAGGAATTGGAGGACGCCAAGCGCCGTTTGAACGATGCCAAGGTGCTGGCCAAGCGCCACAGCGTGTCGGTCAATGAAATCGAGTCGCTGGCGGCTGAGGTTCGCATTGACAGTGCTGGAGTAAAGCGTTTCCAGGCAGAGCAGCAACGCCAGGCGGCGCAACTGAAACGACACAGGCTGATAGCGCCTTTCGCCGGCGTCATCAGTCGCAGACTGGTCGAACAGGGCGAATGGATTCAGCCGGGTGACACCGTCGCCGAATTGATCGCTACTGAGGGACTGCGCATCGATTTCCAGGTCCCGCAGTCCGTTTACGCCAAACTGGATAAGTCCACCAAGATCCTAATCAGCTTGGATGCGCTGCCTGGGCGAACATTTGATGGCGTGATCGAAACTATTGTCCCGGTCACCGACCCCGGCACTCGCACCTTTCTGATTCGGGCAACGCTGGACGATCTCCAGGTGAAGCTGGCGCCGGGAATGTCTGCCAGTGCGGTGCTGCGATTGAATACCGGGACTCGAGGTGTCGTGATTCATCGTGATGCATTGATACGCTACCCAGACGGTCGTGTCACCGTTTGGGCGGTCAATCAGAAAGGAGAAAGCGCCACGGTCTCTGAACAACAGGTTCAAACCGGTTTGAGTTTCAACGGCAAGGTCACTATCACCAACGGCTTGGCCGCCGATACCACCGTTGTAGTGCAAGGCAATGAAGCGTTGCGCGACGGGCAGCGTGTGATCATCAAGGGTGAGGAATAA
- a CDS encoding dienelactone hydrolase family protein, giving the protein MRNKIKNTVEALFLSLMLTNAAYCESMIYHVDEKPYEGYYISPESDAPMVLLIHDWDGLTDYEIKRANMLADMGYAVFAADLFGAGVRPKEVTDKRQHTGELYKDRKKMRMLMNSALEKATELGANTDNAVAMGYCFGGAAVLELARSGVGLKGFATFHGGLKTPSGQDYSTTRGEILVMHGSADSNIPMDQFASLANELEAAGISHQMVTYSGAPHAFTVFGSDRYREEADRKSWALFSQFLKEKLH; this is encoded by the coding sequence ATGCGCAATAAGATTAAAAATACAGTTGAGGCGCTTTTTCTGTCGCTGATGTTAACCAATGCCGCCTATTGTGAAAGCATGATCTATCATGTCGATGAAAAACCCTATGAGGGATACTACATCTCTCCTGAATCTGACGCCCCGATGGTACTGCTCATCCATGACTGGGATGGATTAACTGACTATGAAATCAAACGGGCCAACATGCTGGCCGATATGGGGTATGCAGTATTTGCCGCTGATCTGTTCGGTGCAGGGGTAAGGCCAAAAGAAGTGACGGATAAACGCCAACATACCGGAGAACTCTATAAAGACCGGAAGAAAATGCGCATGCTGATGAACAGCGCTCTGGAAAAAGCTACCGAACTTGGAGCAAATACGGACAATGCCGTTGCGATGGGTTATTGTTTTGGCGGTGCGGCCGTGTTGGAGCTGGCCCGGTCCGGAGTGGGTCTGAAGGGTTTTGCCACTTTTCATGGCGGATTGAAAACACCGAGCGGCCAGGACTATTCGACTACCCGGGGTGAGATTCTGGTGATGCATGGCAGTGCCGACAGCAATATCCCCATGGACCAGTTTGCGTCACTGGCAAATGAGTTGGAAGCGGCAGGAATCAGTCACCAAATGGTTACCTACAGCGGAGCACCGCACGCTTTCACTGTATTTGGATCCGATCGATACCGGGAGGAGGCAGACCGCAAATCATGGGCGCTTTTCAGCCAATTCCTGAAGGAGAAGCTGCACTGA
- a CDS encoding type II toxin-antitoxin system Phd/YefM family antitoxin: MDTTTVNKFREGLKSFVEQVVNHHFLLRVTRRSGADFVVMSAEDWERDQETLYVLQNTSLMRQIAESSTTNKAGKGYTPTEGQMDEILSILRKNMARIRRFATTR; this comes from the coding sequence ATGGACACCACCACAGTAAATAAATTTAGAGAAGGATTAAAATCCTTTGTAGAACAAGTTGTTAACCACCACTTTCTGCTACGTGTAACCCGCCGAAGCGGTGCAGATTTTGTAGTGATGAGCGCAGAAGATTGGGAACGAGACCAGGAGACATTGTACGTTTTGCAAAATACCAGCCTTATGCGCCAGATCGCTGAATCAAGTACAACCAATAAAGCAGGTAAAGGATATACCCCCACGGAAGGGCAGATGGATGAGATCCTTAGTATTTTAAGGAAAAACATGGCTCGTATACGAAGATTTGCGACAACACGATAA
- a CDS encoding GrpB family protein produces MKQTMRIIEVVEYNDDWPRLFEIEKQLIISSLPIKNLWIHHIGSTAVSGLAAKPIIDILLEVEEIEILDGYNEIFESIGYECKGEFGISGRRYFQKGESKRSHQIHAFSKNSENTIRHIAFKEYLIAHPTVAKEYAGLKLDVAKNCNNDIGAYCDGKDEFVKTHEKYAVAWRKNA; encoded by the coding sequence ATGAAGCAGACTATGCGAATTATAGAAGTTGTTGAATATAACGACGATTGGCCTCGTCTATTTGAGATAGAAAAGCAATTGATAATCTCAAGCCTGCCTATAAAAAATTTATGGATTCACCATATAGGCAGCACAGCTGTAAGTGGCCTTGCGGCTAAACCAATTATTGATATATTGCTAGAGGTAGAAGAAATTGAAATACTGGACGGCTACAATGAAATATTTGAGTCCATCGGTTACGAGTGTAAGGGAGAATTTGGTATTTCGGGACGCCGCTATTTTCAGAAAGGTGAAAGTAAACGGTCGCACCAAATTCATGCATTTAGCAAGAACTCAGAAAATACTATTAGACACATAGCGTTCAAAGAATATTTAATTGCACATCCTACGGTCGCGAAAGAGTATGCAGGTCTTAAATTAGACGTTGCTAAAAATTGCAATAATGATATTGGAGCATACTGTGACGGCAAAGACGAGTTTGTAAAGACGCATGAAAAATATGCAGTAGCGTGGCGTAAAAATGCCTAA
- a CDS encoding DUF2852 domain-containing protein, which yields MSSTDYSAADRSRGYCFNGHMGSCGRGHWSGANIVAMVLGFILFPPLGFIVLLWTILGHPIQELPGWVRDKWNQMFRKNNAGTYKDSENIVFNEYQQTQYDRIREIKEEIKKRTEAFRSFRFDAKRRKDQEEFDEFMANKPADNNDAH from the coding sequence ATGTCGTCAACTGACTATTCAGCAGCAGACAGGTCACGCGGGTACTGTTTCAATGGCCATATGGGGTCGTGCGGGCGCGGTCACTGGAGCGGTGCGAATATCGTAGCAATGGTGTTGGGATTCATCCTATTTCCGCCATTGGGCTTTATAGTCCTGTTGTGGACAATCCTGGGTCACCCAATCCAGGAGCTTCCCGGTTGGGTGCGCGACAAGTGGAATCAGATGTTCCGAAAAAACAATGCGGGAACATACAAGGATAGTGAAAACATCGTATTCAACGAGTATCAGCAGACACAGTACGATCGCATCCGCGAGATCAAGGAGGAGATCAAGAAGCGGACGGAGGCATTCCGTTCATTTCGCTTCGATGCGAAACGGCGTAAAGACCAGGAAGAGTTCGACGAGTTCATGGCAAACAAGCCTGCAGACAACAATGATGCGCACTGA
- a CDS encoding TetR/AcrR family transcriptional regulator, whose protein sequence is MKKRNSRYHHGHLAESLLDAVDEIASQFGIEAVTLRGCAKRIGVSPASAFRHYTDKRALLTVFATRALNQLADAMEAAMLQAQEKGDDALHAVCMAYVRFALTKPAFFRAMWREEMIYSRDSDYLVATERLAGYLQEGFVRTIADEDPSDFSPHELLAWSTVHGLACLFVDGPVAREKDREDKLQLANAVLTQVLPVFPQ, encoded by the coding sequence ATGAAGAAGAGAAACAGTCGCTACCATCACGGCCACCTGGCGGAGTCACTGCTCGATGCCGTTGACGAGATCGCCTCGCAGTTCGGTATTGAGGCGGTCACGCTACGGGGGTGCGCCAAACGCATCGGGGTTTCACCGGCATCCGCCTTCCGGCACTATACGGACAAGCGTGCGCTGTTGACTGTGTTTGCGACCCGGGCATTGAATCAGCTCGCCGATGCGATGGAAGCGGCTATGCTGCAGGCGCAGGAAAAGGGTGACGATGCGCTGCATGCTGTCTGCATGGCATATGTCCGCTTTGCCTTGACCAAGCCGGCTTTTTTCAGGGCAATGTGGCGCGAGGAGATGATCTACTCAAGGGATTCGGACTACCTCGTTGCGACGGAGCGTCTGGCCGGTTACCTTCAGGAGGGTTTCGTCAGGACCATCGCCGATGAGGATCCATCCGACTTCAGTCCGCATGAGTTACTGGCCTGGTCCACAGTGCATGGATTGGCCTGTCTGTTTGTCGACGGCCCGGTCGCCAGGGAGAAAGATCGTGAAGATAAGCTACAGTTGGCGAACGCCGTATTGACACAGGTTCTCCCTGTGTTTCCGCAATAG
- a CDS encoding DUF2796 domain-containing protein — MKKINPGAIVFSISLLGSSIQIHAAESDHEQHEAHVHGEAQLMIAVEGDALEIEFHTPAMNIVGFEHRPADEAQIQAVESAIGTLKQPDLVFSIPSTAKCEPVSIEVESPLAEHAEHAEHADHDHEEETHSNFTGHYHFRCAEISHLEKIDIKLFEQFPGTEVIEVQSISKRGQQKIDLTPGQSALEL; from the coding sequence ATGAAAAAAATCAATCCTGGAGCTATTGTATTTTCAATCTCCCTGCTTGGCAGTTCAATCCAAATACATGCAGCTGAGTCGGATCACGAACAGCATGAGGCTCATGTCCATGGTGAGGCGCAGTTAATGATCGCCGTAGAGGGCGATGCCCTCGAAATTGAATTTCACACGCCGGCCATGAACATCGTGGGCTTTGAACACAGGCCGGCCGATGAGGCTCAGATCCAGGCAGTCGAATCAGCCATTGGCACCCTGAAGCAACCGGACCTGGTATTCAGCATCCCCTCCACGGCCAAATGTGAACCTGTTTCTATCGAGGTAGAGTCACCTCTTGCGGAACATGCGGAACATGCGGAACATGCGGATCACGATCATGAAGAAGAGACTCATTCCAACTTCACGGGACACTATCACTTCCGATGCGCGGAGATCTCACATCTGGAGAAGATTGACATCAAGCTCTTTGAACAGTTTCCAGGTACCGAGGTCATCGAGGTGCAGAGCATTTCAAAACGGGGGCAACAGAAGATAGACTTGACCCCGGGACAGAGTGCTCTGGAACTCTAG
- a CDS encoding ABC transporter ATP-binding protein codes for MAQTAAIEVKDLRFRWRKELPEVLHIDALEVARGERIFIRGASGSGKSTLLALLAGVNLPTGGDVAILGETINRLSSARRDHYRSDHIGFIFQLFNLIPYLSVLDNVTLPCRFSRLRKEKATVSGNSLQDEAMRLLAHLDMADEDLIDRPVTELSVGQQQRVATARALIGAPGIIIADEPTSALDSDMRQAFLRLLFQECEETGSTLLFVSHDRQLETLFERHITLDEVNRAGQGAI; via the coding sequence ATGGCGCAAACAGCTGCGATAGAGGTTAAGGATCTCCGATTCAGATGGCGCAAAGAGCTTCCTGAGGTGTTGCACATCGATGCGCTTGAGGTGGCTCGTGGCGAGCGTATCTTTATTCGCGGCGCCAGCGGCAGCGGCAAGAGTACACTGCTGGCGCTGCTCGCCGGCGTGAATCTGCCAACCGGGGGTGATGTGGCGATCCTTGGGGAGACCATCAACCGTCTCTCCAGCGCCAGGAGGGACCATTACCGGTCCGATCATATCGGTTTTATATTCCAACTGTTCAATCTTATTCCCTATCTCTCTGTGCTTGACAACGTTACCCTGCCTTGTCGTTTCTCGCGTTTGCGCAAAGAGAAAGCGACAGTATCGGGAAACAGCCTCCAGGATGAAGCCATGCGGTTACTGGCACACCTGGATATGGCGGATGAGGATCTCATCGATCGCCCGGTAACCGAACTGAGTGTCGGCCAGCAGCAACGTGTTGCGACGGCGCGGGCCTTGATCGGCGCTCCCGGGATCATCATTGCCGATGAACCGACCTCTGCCCTCGACAGCGATATGCGACAGGCATTTCTCCGGCTGTTGTTCCAGGAGTGTGAAGAGACAGGCTCGACCCTGCTCTTCGTCAGCCATGACCGCCAGCTCGAGACCCTGTTCGAGCGTCATATCACCCTGGACGAGGTCAACCGGGCAGGGCAGGGGGCGATCTGA
- a CDS encoding ABC transporter permease has protein sequence MAILSLAFKSLLNRRFTAGLVLLSIALSVSLLLGVERLRVESRNSFANTISGTDLVVGARSGAINLLLYSVFRIGDATNNISWRSYKKFADHPMVKWTIPISLGDSHLGYRVMGTSRDYFQYYKYANKRSLSFRQGQPFEKVYQAVLGHEVAGELGYQIGQEIVIAHGAGKTSFTLHDDKPFRVVGILKPTGTPVDRTVHVPLEGIQAIHADWVAGRQVRGLNVSAEEALEKDLTPKAITAFLVGLKSKIATFRVQREINDYRKEPLLAVLPGVALQQLWDLIGVAENALLIITVLVVAVGLIGILTVMLASLNERRREMAILRSVGARPGHILLLVTGESLLLSLIGITLGLLLLYAGLLLAQTYVETQYGLHLPIGLPSMREWLILGLVGTSALVIGLIPGYRAYRYSLADGMSIRI, from the coding sequence ATGGCGATTCTCTCTCTTGCATTCAAAAGCCTATTGAATCGCCGCTTTACCGCGGGCCTGGTGTTGTTGAGTATCGCTCTCAGTGTCTCATTGCTGCTGGGGGTGGAACGACTGCGGGTGGAATCCCGCAACAGCTTCGCCAACACCATCTCCGGTACTGACCTGGTCGTCGGCGCGCGCAGCGGCGCTATCAACCTGCTGCTCTACTCGGTATTCCGCATCGGAGACGCCACCAATAATATTTCATGGAGGAGCTATAAAAAGTTTGCCGACCACCCTATGGTGAAATGGACCATCCCTATCTCACTGGGTGATTCTCACTTGGGCTACCGGGTGATGGGGACCAGCCGGGACTATTTCCAATACTACAAGTACGCGAATAAGCGATCCTTGTCATTTCGCCAGGGGCAGCCTTTCGAAAAGGTCTATCAAGCCGTACTGGGGCATGAGGTGGCTGGGGAACTCGGTTATCAAATTGGCCAGGAGATCGTGATCGCCCACGGCGCCGGCAAGACCAGCTTCACCCTGCACGATGACAAGCCGTTCAGGGTGGTGGGGATACTCAAACCCACGGGCACGCCGGTGGATCGTACCGTGCATGTACCGCTCGAGGGCATACAGGCGATCCATGCGGATTGGGTTGCCGGGAGACAGGTGAGAGGCCTCAATGTCAGTGCTGAAGAGGCCCTTGAGAAGGACCTGACGCCGAAGGCGATCACTGCCTTCCTGGTGGGGCTGAAAAGCAAGATCGCCACCTTTCGGGTGCAGCGCGAGATCAACGACTACCGCAAGGAGCCCCTGCTCGCGGTGCTGCCAGGGGTGGCGCTGCAGCAGCTCTGGGACCTGATCGGCGTGGCGGAAAACGCCCTGCTTATCATTACCGTACTGGTGGTGGCCGTTGGTCTGATCGGCATCCTGACGGTGATGCTTGCGAGTCTCAACGAGCGCCGGCGCGAGATGGCGATCCTGCGCTCGGTGGGGGCGCGTCCGGGACATATCCTGCTTCTGGTCACCGGTGAGAGTCTCTTGCTCAGCCTGATCGGGATCACCCTGGGCTTGCTGCTGCTGTATGCCGGGCTGCTTCTTGCTCAGACCTATGTCGAGACCCAGTATGGCCTCCACCTGCCAATCGGCCTTCCATCGATGCGGGAGTGGTTGATCCTGGGGCTGGTCGGAACTTCCGCTCTGGTCATTGGCCTAATACCCGGTTACCGCGCCTACCGCTACTCACTTGCCGATGGCATGAGCATACGAATCTAG
- a CDS encoding DUF3299 domain-containing protein, producing the protein MKFWVIVLLFFSLLSLTPVHAEPAQELEWDAMIPEDYRPDKIMQQFGDINALEDDDPRAQKILEELEAAWAEAPVVESLDGKRVKLPGFVVPIEGDGKKLTEFLLVPYYGACIHVPPPPANQTVYVKVPKGDAKIRQAFDTVWVYGILSAKSFDSDLATAGYQIEAEEVTPYE; encoded by the coding sequence ATGAAATTCTGGGTTATTGTACTGTTATTTTTCTCACTCCTGTCCCTGACACCCGTGCATGCCGAGCCTGCCCAGGAACTGGAGTGGGATGCCATGATTCCCGAGGACTATCGTCCGGATAAGATCATGCAGCAGTTTGGCGATATCAACGCACTTGAAGACGATGATCCCAGGGCGCAGAAGATACTGGAGGAACTGGAGGCGGCCTGGGCGGAGGCGCCAGTGGTTGAAAGCCTGGATGGCAAACGGGTCAAGCTTCCCGGTTTCGTGGTGCCCATTGAAGGAGACGGCAAGAAGCTGACCGAGTTTCTGCTGGTACCCTACTATGGCGCCTGTATCCATGTACCTCCCCCCCCAGCCAATCAGACCGTCTATGTGAAGGTGCCCAAGGGTGACGCGAAGATACGTCAGGCCTTCGATACGGTCTGGGTATACGGGATTCTGAGTGCCAAATCCTTTGACAGTGACCTGGCGACCGCCGGGTATCAGATAGAGGCGGAAGAGGTGACACCCTACGAATGA